From a region of the bacterium genome:
- a CDS encoding bifunctional (p)ppGpp synthetase/guanosine-3',5'-bis(diphosphate) 3'-pyrophosphohydrolase, whose product MSTSEPKAIDFQAMMEDLWARVRVYNPQADEDKLWFGFRFAMSAHEGQLRRSGQPYFVHALTVASILADLRLDVDTLIAAMVHDVVEDTDYELEDIRQRFGKDVAHMVDGVTKMSGIRAVSADARKAETYRKLVLAIAQDPRTVLIKLADRLHNMRTISFLPPDRQIDIAQETMDVYAPLANRFGIAKIKWELEDLAFKVLQPERYFEVEAGIHQTRAERERLIEKIVEPLRTQLGEAGIECQISGRAKHFYSIYRKMKAQDIGLDRVFDLLALRVVVGTKADCYHALGILHSNYPPLADRIKDYIATPKPNGYQSIHSTVRVPGGKYIEVQIRTEEMHERCELGIAAHWRYKEGGGIKADLADMVKWLRQLMEWEEDVDDPREFMENVKVDFFRDEVFVLSPGGDVFQLPRGANPLDFAFRIHSEVGFRCIGAKVNGRIVTLRHELQNGDTVEILMSKTPAPSASWLEVVKTSRAKHHLRRWLKSSQFDESVRLGREIMERELRRAKVNLKVDELVEVAQQMGFGELDKLLAAVGNGEVTPGKVSARVTPRQESAAEKVLHKGRDLVDTLRRRSTTGVRVAGVDNLMVSYARCCQPIPGDGIVGVITRGRGVSVHRAGCSNLGDPNLGPDRLIDVVWDTAPDQTFMVKLIITANDRNNLLKDISNSLSLTNTNIASGEFSSEDDLARVTLVIEVRNLNNLEKILKSVLKVPGVQGVERYQLGGGHHA is encoded by the coding sequence ATGAGCACCTCGGAACCGAAAGCCATCGATTTCCAGGCCATGATGGAGGACCTGTGGGCGCGGGTGCGCGTCTACAACCCGCAGGCCGACGAGGACAAGCTCTGGTTCGGGTTCCGCTTCGCGATGTCCGCCCATGAAGGCCAGCTCCGGCGCAGCGGCCAGCCCTATTTCGTGCACGCCCTGACGGTGGCGAGCATCCTGGCCGACCTGCGACTGGACGTGGACACGCTGATCGCGGCCATGGTCCACGACGTGGTCGAGGACACCGACTACGAGCTCGAGGACATCCGCCAGCGGTTCGGCAAGGACGTCGCCCACATGGTCGACGGCGTCACCAAGATGAGCGGCATCAGGGCCGTGAGTGCCGACGCGCGCAAGGCCGAGACCTACCGCAAGCTCGTGCTGGCCATCGCGCAGGACCCGCGCACGGTGCTCATCAAGCTGGCCGACCGACTCCACAACATGCGGACTATCTCGTTCCTGCCGCCCGATCGCCAGATCGACATCGCGCAGGAGACGATGGATGTCTACGCGCCGCTCGCCAACCGCTTCGGCATCGCCAAGATCAAGTGGGAGCTCGAGGACCTGGCCTTCAAGGTCCTGCAGCCCGAGCGCTACTTCGAGGTCGAAGCCGGCATCCACCAGACGCGCGCCGAGCGTGAGCGGCTGATCGAGAAGATCGTCGAGCCGCTGCGCACGCAGCTGGGCGAGGCCGGCATCGAATGCCAGATTTCCGGCCGCGCCAAGCATTTCTACTCGATCTACCGCAAGATGAAGGCGCAGGACATCGGCCTGGACCGGGTCTTCGACCTGTTGGCGCTGCGCGTCGTCGTCGGCACGAAGGCGGACTGCTATCACGCGCTGGGCATCCTGCACAGCAACTACCCGCCGCTGGCCGACCGCATCAAGGACTACATCGCCACGCCGAAGCCCAACGGCTACCAGAGCATCCATTCGACGGTGCGTGTGCCGGGCGGCAAGTACATCGAGGTTCAGATCCGCACCGAGGAGATGCACGAGCGGTGCGAGCTGGGCATCGCCGCGCACTGGCGCTACAAGGAGGGCGGCGGCATCAAGGCCGACCTCGCCGACATGGTCAAGTGGCTGCGCCAGCTGATGGAATGGGAGGAGGACGTCGACGATCCCCGCGAGTTCATGGAGAACGTGAAGGTCGACTTCTTCCGCGACGAGGTCTTCGTGCTGAGCCCCGGCGGCGATGTCTTCCAGTTGCCGCGCGGCGCCAACCCGCTCGACTTCGCCTTCCGCATCCACTCCGAGGTGGGCTTCCGTTGCATCGGCGCCAAGGTGAACGGGCGCATCGTCACGTTGCGGCACGAGCTGCAGAACGGCGATACGGTCGAGATCCTGATGAGCAAGACGCCGGCGCCGAGCGCCAGCTGGCTCGAAGTGGTGAAGACCAGCCGCGCCAAGCACCATCTCAGGCGCTGGCTGAAGTCCTCGCAGTTCGACGAGAGCGTGCGGCTGGGCCGCGAAATCATGGAACGCGAACTGCGCCGCGCGAAGGTCAACCTGAAGGTCGATGAGCTGGTCGAGGTTGCGCAGCAGATGGGCTTCGGCGAGCTCGACAAGCTGCTGGCCGCCGTCGGCAACGGCGAGGTCACCCCGGGCAAGGTCTCGGCCCGCGTGACGCCGCGGCAGGAATCGGCGGCCGAGAAGGTGCTGCACAAGGGTCGCGACCTGGTCGACACGCTGCGGCGCCGGTCGACCACCGGCGTGCGCGTTGCCGGCGTCGACAACCTGATGGTCAGCTATGCGCGCTGTTGCCAGCCCATTCCCGGCGACGGCATCGTCGGCGTGATCACCCGTGGCCGCGGCGTTTCCGTGCATCGCGCGGGCTGCAGCAACCTGGGCGACCCCAACCTGGGCCCCGATCGCCTCATCGACGTGGTCTGGGACACCGCGCCCGACCAGACGTTCATGGTGAAGCTCATCATCACCGCGAATGACCGCAACAACCTGCTGAAGGACATCAGCAATTCGCTGAGCCTGACGAACACGAACATCGCCAGCGGCGAGTTCTCGTCCGAGGACGACCTGGCGCGCGTGACGCTGGTCATCGAGGTGCGCAACCTGAACAACCTCGAGAAGATCCTCAAGTCCGTTTTGAAGGTGCCCGGTGTTCAGGGTGTCGAGCGCTATCAGCTCGGCGGGGGCCACCATGCCTGA